A stretch of Orientia tsutsugamushi DNA encodes these proteins:
- a CDS encoding sensor histidine kinase — MENNNIYLIQYIRHIVNNCNKTKQNIVELVGYKQDAIAKITDTLGSLDELINHLNDKICVFRKNIESKNVELENFSLQTFVTDAVARLKAIAEDDRIDLKSNFQANIKDSIIGDSLRIRAVLSQLAESAIIHGTKCTTINICVHLLPSKDGKTDSKDKILQFLVQSTGPSIQKEKLQKMNSELSNSNLTKHQELGQGLVFIKQLTHQMKGNLKIDQGSNYISSSFEVPIQLYT; from the coding sequence CAATATATTAGGCATATAGTAAATAACTGCAATAAAACAAAGCAGAATATAGTAGAACTAGTAGGATATAAGCAAGATGCAATAGCAAAAATAACAGATACGTTAGGCTCACTTGATGAACTAATAAATCATCTAAATGATAAAATTTGTGTATTTAGAAAAAACATAGAATCAAAGAATGTAGAACTAGAAAATTTTAGCCTACAAACCTTTGTAACGGATGCTGTTGCTAGACTAAAAGCAATTGCTGAAGATGATAGAATAGATCTAAAAAGCAATTTTCAGGCTAATATAAAAGACAGTATTATTGGAGATAGTTTACGAATAAGAGCTGTACTAAGCCAGTTAGCTGAAAGTGCTATTATACATGGCACTAAATGTACAACGATTAATATTTGTGTTCATTTATTACCTTCTAAAGATGGAAAAACAGATTCAAAAGATAAAATATTACAATTTTTAGTACAAAGCACAGGCCCTAGCATTCAGAAAGAAAAATTGCAAAAGATGAATTCTGAACTAAGCAATTCGAATTTAACAAAACATCAAGAGCTAGGACAAGGGTTGGTGTTTATAAAACAGCTTACACATCAAATGAAAGGAAATCTCAAAATAGATCAAGGAAGTAACTACATATCTTCTTCGTTTGAAGTGCCAATTCAATTATATACCTAA
- a CDS encoding sensor histidine kinase, whose protein sequence is MENNNNDLNDKICVFRKTIKSTNVELAKFSLRKMLNGTIAAIRLIAEDENIELREKIGNDIYDIITGDRFRIRAVLTQLVGSAIMHSTNSKVRVSIDFLPPKNEQSNSKDRILKFVVHSVGAGISKNKLQEMNSELKKPHLIKHQALDSGLELIKHLTYEMKGSIKIESKEGHYTKFLVSIPIQTSNLNSQH, encoded by the coding sequence GTGGAAAATAACAATAATGATCTAAATGATAAAATTTGTGTATTTAGAAAAACCATAAAATCAACGAATGTAGAACTAGCAAAATTTAGCCTACGAAAAATGCTAAATGGTACTATTGCAGCAATCAGATTAATTGCTGAAGATGAAAATATAGAGCTAAGGGAAAAAATAGGAAATGACATATACGATATTATTACTGGAGATAGGTTTCGAATAAGAGCTGTACTCACTCAGTTAGTTGGTAGTGCTATTATGCATAGTACAAATAGCAAAGTTAGAGTTAGCATTGATTTTTTGCCTCCTAAAAATGAACAATCGAATTCAAAAGATAGAATATTGAAATTTGTAGTGCATAGCGTAGGAGCTGGCATTTCAAAAAACAAATTACAAGAGATGAACTCTGAATTAAAAAAACCACACTTAATTAAGCATCAAGCATTAGATTCAGGGTTAGAACTTATCAAACATCTTACATATGAAATGAAAGGAAGCATTAAGATAGAGAGTAAAGAAGGGCATTATACAAAGTTTTTAGTCAGCATTCCGATACAAACTAGTAATTTAAATTCGCAACATTAG
- a CDS encoding sensor histidine kinase — protein sequence MKIKLQQAEDYLEEAESMKQYCIDLIQKIKYTFDLTTAKIQDLADDLLCWQNDFKEKEYKTTSLTRILNCVANLQDCCNSIVYSLRDQIELQNVHLKKFSIQKLLKDTISSLKEIAEDREISLSYNVQDNINDIVIGDSCLLQTILSQLISGAIRVNKSCKVDVIVMLFIAPYRKENEKDKILRFIVRDNGKGISQEKLQEINAKFTDLHSIRVSRNIRLESRIYKLHC from the coding sequence ATGAAAATAAAGCTACAACAAGCGGAAGATTATCTAGAGGAAGCTGAGTCAATGAAGCAATATTGTATAGATTTGATTCAAAAAATTAAATATACGTTTGATCTTACTACTGCTAAAATCCAAGATCTAGCAGATGATCTACTATGTTGGCAAAATGATTTCAAAGAAAAGGAATATAAAACTACTAGCTTAACAAGAATACTTAATTGTGTTGCTAACCTACAAGACTGCTGTAACAGTATAGTTTACTCACTTAGAGACCAAATTGAGCTTCAAAACGTACATTTAAAAAAATTTAGCATACAAAAACTATTGAAGGATACAATTAGTTCGCTGAAAGAAATTGCTGAAGATAGAGAAATATCGCTCAGTTACAATGTTCAGGACAACATAAATGACATTGTTATTGGAGATAGTTGTCTATTGCAAACTATACTTAGTCAATTAATAAGTGGAGCTATTAGAGTTAATAAAAGCTGTAAGGTTGATGTTATAGTTATGTTATTTATTGCACCGTATCGAAAGGAAAACGAAAAAGACAAAATATTAAGATTCATAGTACGTGATAACGGAAAAGGTATTTCACAAGAAAAACTACAAGAAATAAATGCAAAATTTACTGATTTGCATTCAATTAGAGTATCCAGAAATATTAGACTCGAGTCTAGGATTTACAAATTACATTGTTAA
- a CDS encoding sensor histidine kinase → MSHTIKSGDFGIQAKVNNTIRALKPFTENKGINLSCNFKNDIKDLIIVNSTQIQKVLTLLICNATNSKCSEISVEVDLLPSTNKKTNYRILQLIVRNNGIGISAEKVKKINNELRNLHIKSYAVLESELLLVKPFIHEMTGKIKLESKQDQYTAFTCSIPIEVR, encoded by the coding sequence ATGAGTCATACTATAAAATCTGGAGATTTTGGTATTCAAGCAAAAGTAAATAATACTATTAGAGCACTGAAGCCATTCACAGAAAATAAAGGAATAAATCTTAGCTGTAACTTCAAAAATGATATTAAAGATTTAATCATTGTAAATAGTACTCAAATACAGAAAGTACTAACACTATTAATTTGCAATGCTACTAATAGTAAATGCAGCGAAATTAGTGTTGAAGTTGATTTGCTGCCTTCTACAAATAAAAAGACAAATTATAGAATATTACAATTAATTGTTCGTAATAACGGAATTGGAATTTCAGCTGAGAAAGTGAAAAAGATAAATAATGAGCTCAGAAACTTACATATCAAAAGCTATGCAGTACTAGAATCTGAATTACTACTCGTTAAACCGTTTATACATGAAATGACTGGAAAAATTAAACTAGAAAGTAAGCAAGATCAGTATACAGCTTTCACGTGTAGTATACCTATAGAAGTTCGTTGA
- a CDS encoding HD domain-containing protein, whose product MLAFLNCEHINKLLDKLDLINHSFNKRIDLDKVKKAIFYAKKYHSNQKRDTGEPYYMHPLKVAYMVVEYSSETDTIITAILHDVIEDTKLTKKKIAMEFNDNIAEQVLALTRNIGGKKTSSMKMIQTLVNQDKVELLLIKLLDRLDNIKTIFIKPAKRRQEIILETQQEFIPLAEYLKLPEIAIKLNKYCERYAT is encoded by the coding sequence ATGTTAGCATTTTTAAATTGTGAACATATCAATAAACTACTTGATAAGCTGGACTTGATTAATCATAGTTTTAATAAACGCATTGATCTTGATAAAGTAAAAAAAGCTATATTTTATGCAAAAAAATATCATAGCAATCAAAAGCGAGATACAGGAGAACCTTATTATATGCATCCATTAAAAGTTGCATATATGGTAGTAGAGTATAGTTCTGAAACAGATACGATTATTACAGCAATATTACACGATGTAATTGAGGATACAAAATTAACTAAAAAAAAGATAGCAATGGAATTTAATGATAACATTGCCGAGCAAGTTCTAGCTCTTACAAGAAACATAGGTGGTAAGAAAACCAGTTCCATGAAAATGATTCAAACATTAGTGAATCAAGATAAAGTAGAGCTATTACTAATCAAACTATTGGACCGATTGGATAATATTAAAACTATATTCATAAAGCCAGCCAAAAGAAGACAAGAAATCATACTAGAAACGCAGCAAGAATTTATACCTCTTGCTGAATACCTTAAATTACCAGAGATTGCTATAAAGCTAAATAAATACTGTGAGCGTTATGCTACCTAA
- a CDS encoding Rpn family recombination-promoting nuclease/putative transposase, which translates to MHLSRFLDPKNDVAFKKIFGSEKNKDILIHFLNDILLFEGNREITEVEFLGTILDADIASKKESIVDVLCKDKNGAQYIIEMQVDPTQGFEKRAQYYAAKAYGRQPNRGKEGKYSDLKEVIFIAIADYKLFPNKEDYISRHVILDKKTYEHDLKDFSFTFIELPKFKKNRVEELSDITEKWCYFFKHAKETTLDGYNKIIGEDLIIKRAYEALDQFNWSEDELITYEQELKRIWDNKAVEDYKLERAKAEGIKLGEAKGKAEGKAEGIKLGEAKGKAEGKAEGIKLGEAKGKAEGKAEAKKDFAIKLLKSELSVETIAEYTDLSIQEVLNLKNSVK; encoded by the coding sequence ATGCATTTATCAAGATTTCTAGATCCAAAGAATGATGTAGCATTTAAAAAGATATTTGGATCAGAAAAAAACAAGGACATACTAATACATTTTCTGAACGATATATTGTTGTTTGAAGGGAATAGAGAAATAACAGAAGTAGAGTTTTTAGGAACGATATTAGATGCAGACATAGCGTCCAAAAAAGAATCAATAGTAGATGTTTTGTGTAAAGATAAAAACGGTGCGCAATATATAATAGAAATGCAAGTAGATCCTACACAAGGATTTGAAAAAAGAGCACAGTATTATGCAGCAAAGGCATATGGCAGGCAACCAAATAGAGGGAAAGAAGGAAAATACTCAGACCTAAAGGAAGTTATATTTATAGCTATAGCAGATTATAAATTGTTTCCAAACAAAGAAGACTATATATCAAGGCATGTAATATTGGATAAAAAGACATATGAGCATGATCTAAAGGACTTTTCATTTACCTTTATAGAATTACCAAAATTTAAAAAAAATAGAGTGGAAGAGTTAAGTGATATAACAGAGAAGTGGTGCTATTTTTTTAAACATGCAAAAGAAACAACATTAGATGGATATAATAAAATAATAGGTGAAGATTTAATAATAAAAAGAGCGTATGAGGCATTAGATCAGTTTAATTGGAGTGAAGACGAACTAATAACCTATGAACAAGAGTTAAAGCGTATATGGGATAATAAAGCAGTAGAAGATTATAAACTCGAACGCGCTAAAGCTGAAGGAATAAAGCTTGGTGAGGCTAAAGGTAAAGCTGAAGGTAAAGCTGAAGGAATAAAGCTTGGTGAGGCTAAAGGTAAAGCTGAAGGTAAAGCTGAAGGAATAAAGCTTGGTGAGGCTAAAGGTAAAGCTGAAGGTAAAGCTGAAGCAAAAAAAGATTTTGCAATAAAATTATTGAAATCTGAATTATCAGTTGAGACAATTGCTGAATATACGGATTTATCAATACAAGAAGTATTAAATTTAAAAAATAGTGTAAAATAA
- a CDS encoding tetratricopeptide repeat protein: protein MLTDKYFNKENSFFQLRKYQEAIKKFNLAIKCNPYSAEAYINKGIALDKLGQHQEAIENYDIAIKYKPDSVEAYINKGISLKQLGQYQDAIKNYDIAIKYKPDSAEAYNNKGASLNDLGQYEEAIENYDIAIKYKPDSAKAYINKGNTLMQLWQYQKAIENYDIAIQYNPNDVNAYYNKGIALNELGRYQETIDNYDIAIKYKPDLAKAYINKGNALNALGRYQEAIENFDTGIRYNPNDEKAYYNKGISLYQLGQYQEVIENCDIAIKHKPDLAEAYMNKGVALSKLGQHQEAIKKFNLAIKYKPGFAEAYLNKGESLKQLGQREKAIKNFELAIKYNPGLIAPYIRDILKKVEMQ, encoded by the coding sequence ATGCTAACAGACAAATATTTTAATAAAGAGAATTCATTTTTTCAGTTAAGAAAATATCAAGAAGCAATAAAGAAGTTTAATTTAGCTATTAAGTGTAATCCATATTCAGCAGAAGCTTATATTAATAAAGGAATTGCTTTAGACAAATTAGGGCAACATCAAGAAGCAATAGAGAATTATGATATAGCTATTAAGTATAAACCAGATTCGGTAGAAGCTTATATTAATAAAGGAATTTCTTTGAAGCAATTAGGACAATATCAAGATGCAATAAAGAATTATGATATAGCTATTAAGTATAAACCAGATTCGGCGGAAGCTTATAATAATAAAGGAGCCTCTTTGAACGACTTAGGACAGTATGAAGAAGCAATAGAGAATTATGATATAGCTATTAAGTATAAACCAGATTCGGCAAAAGCTTATATTAATAAAGGAAATACTTTGATGCAATTATGGCAATATCAAAAAGCAATAGAGAATTATGATATAGCTATTCAATATAACCCAAATGATGTAAACGCTTACTATAATAAAGGAATTGCTTTGAACGAATTAGGTCGATATCAAGAAACAATAGATAATTATGATATAGCTATTAAGTATAAACCAGATTTGGCAAAAGCTTATATTAATAAAGGAAATGCTTTGAATGCATTAGGTCGATATCAAGAAGCAATAGAGAATTTTGATACAGGTATTCGATACAACCCAAATGATGAAAAGGCTTACTATAATAAAGGAATTTCTTTATACCAATTAGGGCAATATCAAGAAGTAATAGAGAATTGTGATATAGCTATTAAGCATAAACCAGATCTGGCAGAAGCTTATATGAATAAAGGAGTTGCTTTGAGTAAATTAGGACAACATCAAGAAGCAATAAAGAAGTTTAATTTAGCTATTAAGTATAAACCAGGTTTTGCAGAAGCTTATCTTAATAAAGGAGAAAGTTTGAAGCAATTAGGACAACGTGAAAAGGCAATAAAGAATTTTGAGTTAGCTATTAAGTATAATCCAGGTTTAATAGCACCTTATATTAGAGATATTTTAAAAAAGGTAGAAATGCAATAG
- a CDS encoding conjugal transfer protein TraD: protein MANLMQKKITLQQKKARLIMDEVNLKIKERKMRTRRLIEMGGLLAKANLDHLPTNTLFGAIVSLKETLTQHPNVQDHWTTIGKDIFDKEQQNKAAVILKFASEPDENTKRYIRLHGLKWNSFRQEWCGHVKDIEALKNGLLNVQYKLELVS, encoded by the coding sequence ATGGCAAATCTTATGCAGAAAAAAATTACTCTTCAACAAAAAAAGGCTAGGCTAATCATGGATGAGGTTAACCTTAAAATTAAAGAACGTAAAATGCGTACTCGACGTCTTATCGAAATGGGTGGATTACTTGCTAAAGCTAATCTTGATCACTTACCAACAAATACTTTATTTGGTGCAATTGTTTCACTAAAAGAAACTTTAACACAACATCCAAATGTTCAGGATCATTGGACTACAATAGGTAAAGATATTTTTGATAAAGAACAGCAAAATAAAGCTGCCGTGATTTTAAAATTTGCCTCTGAACCAGACGAAAACACTAAGCGCTACATTCGCCTTCATGGCTTAAAATGGAACAGTTTTCGTCAAGAATGGTGCGGCCATGTTAAGGATATTGAGGCCTTAAAGAATGGCCTTCTCAATGTTCAGTATAAACTTGAGCTTGTATCTTAG
- a CDS encoding HNH endonuclease — translation MNKDLYLWKLQWTTIKRHILVKGKSSPDNSKLREYWHKRQADSPKYLFKSRQILWRRQKGKCLVCFDLIDNGESVHVHHITPIRCGGTDHINNLCLLHENCHRQVHSNRGQLIAAVCKLLEPYAE, via the coding sequence ATGAATAAAGATCTATATCTATGGAAATTACAATGGACAACGATTAAACGACATATTCTTGTTAAAGGTAAATCTTCTCCTGATAATTCAAAACTTAGAGAATATTGGCATAAACGTCAGGCTGATAGCCCTAAGTATTTGTTTAAATCTAGGCAGATTCTTTGGCGTAGACAAAAGGGTAAATGTCTTGTTTGTTTTGATTTAATAGATAATGGTGAAAGTGTTCATGTACATCATATAACACCTATAAGATGTGGTGGCACTGACCATATTAACAATTTGTGCTTATTGCATGAAAACTGCCATCGACAAGTACACAGTAATCGCGGACAACTTATTGCAGCTGTTTGTAAATTGCTTGAGCCGTATGCGGAGTAA
- the ltrA gene encoding group II intron reverse transcriptase/maturase, with translation MLNANVTIETKDNFKKIYWHSIDWKEIIQKVNNLRRRIYRASANGNMKLVRNLQRLMLKSRANRLLAIRRVTQINKGRKSPGIDKIVVKTDKERSLLMEKLADNNLSSVKPIKRVYIPKSNGESRPLGLPTILDRCRQAVVKSALEPYWEAKFEGCSYGFRPGRSAHDAIQRISGIIRHGTNRNWILDADIKGAFDNIDHNFLLKIIGNFPARNWIQAWLKSGVMQDYQIIKTTAGTPQGGLISPLLLNITLHGMSDILNIIYNKYDHLYSKSEYALVRYADDFVVCAKSESSCIRAKSIINDWLSIRGLELSKEKTRILHINEGFDFLGFNIRQYKTNSTRRGVALLVKPSKDSIKSFKKRMSIEWKKSFSWNIDRIIDNLNSKIFGWCSYFNKVVSKKIFSNLDCWMWI, from the coding sequence ATGCTAAACGCAAATGTAACAATTGAGACTAAAGATAATTTCAAGAAAATCTATTGGCATTCAATAGACTGGAAAGAAATTATACAAAAGGTTAATAATCTTCGTAGACGTATTTATAGGGCATCTGCAAATGGTAATATGAAGTTAGTACGTAACTTACAAAGATTGATGTTAAAATCAAGAGCAAATAGGTTACTTGCTATAAGACGTGTTACTCAAATCAACAAAGGACGAAAAAGTCCTGGAATTGATAAAATAGTTGTTAAGACAGATAAAGAAAGGAGTCTGTTGATGGAAAAGTTAGCAGATAATAATCTATCATCTGTAAAACCGATTAAGCGTGTATACATACCAAAAAGTAATGGCGAATCTAGACCTTTAGGCTTGCCAACTATTTTGGATAGGTGTAGACAGGCTGTTGTAAAATCAGCACTTGAACCATATTGGGAAGCTAAGTTTGAAGGTTGCAGCTATGGCTTTAGACCTGGACGTAGCGCTCACGATGCAATACAGAGAATATCTGGTATTATTCGACATGGAACCAATAGAAATTGGATATTAGATGCTGATATTAAAGGAGCATTTGATAATATTGATCATAATTTTCTTTTGAAAATTATAGGAAATTTCCCTGCTCGTAATTGGATTCAAGCATGGCTTAAATCTGGTGTAATGCAGGATTATCAAATTATCAAAACAACAGCTGGTACTCCACAAGGTGGATTAATTTCTCCATTACTTTTAAACATAACTCTTCATGGAATGAGTGATATACTTAATATTATCTATAATAAGTATGATCACCTATATTCTAAATCCGAATATGCTTTAGTGAGATACGCTGATGATTTTGTCGTTTGCGCTAAGTCAGAAAGCTCATGTATCAGAGCCAAAAGTATTATTAATGATTGGTTAAGTATTAGAGGCTTAGAATTGTCAAAGGAAAAAACCAGGATACTTCATATTAATGAAGGTTTTGATTTCCTTGGATTTAATATTCGACAATATAAAACCAATAGTACAAGAAGAGGTGTAGCTCTACTAGTTAAACCGTCTAAAGACTCTATAAAGTCGTTTAAAAAACGAATGTCAATAGAATGGAAAAAAAGTTTCTCATGGAATATTGATAGAATAATTGATAATCTAAATTCTAAAATATTTGGATGGTGCAGTTATTTCAACAAAGTTGTGTCCAAGAAAATTTTTTCCAATTTAGACTGTTGGATGTGGATTTAG